In one window of Opitutaceae bacterium DNA:
- a CDS encoding acetylxylan esterase, giving the protein MAAAASGAAPEPDYSRMIDRYLTPIAEQQLARRAAEVKSLETPAAIEARQQYIRERLLAEIGGLPNERTPLRAKVTGVLDGGDYTVEKVVFESLPRYYVTANVYVPKNARPPFPAVLGAAGHSGSGKAAEVYQRAWVGMVKRGILVLAWDPPGQGERFQYLDASGKKSLYEGGGPGEHTMAGIQCLLTGTSVARYFIWDGMRALDYLLTRGDVDPARIGAAGNSGGGTMTSYLAAFEPRIAVAAPSCYLTSWETLWPTRGPQDAEQVFPGFIADGFNFGDFLISFAPKPLQMATATRDYFPIAGAKATFAEAQRIYTALGAAERVAFFEFDDTHGWSKPRREATYRWFARWLLNRTEDGAEQDSPTVSVEALNCTKTGQVMTSYPDAESIQTLNAALARTIYPHRTAAHATDLTGIVRRRLGVTELRRSAAQEPKGTVNHDGYRVETFDLVPEPGIVLPASLFVPNGGPKQKSAVIYLDPAGAMTTGANQTRIEALVRAGNIVLAVDPRGFGRSAPRGRIVGGYSPEYSTAMRALLVGRNLPAMQTEDILSAFDLLARRTDVAADHIRLIARGNGTVPALFAAMLEPRIARLTAESGPDSYLALSQAPTHRGLLEILVPGVLHDFDLPDIRAALGSRLDP; this is encoded by the coding sequence ATGGCAGCAGCCGCGTCGGGCGCGGCCCCTGAACCCGATTACAGTAGGATGATCGACCGCTACCTCACGCCGATCGCCGAGCAACAACTGGCCCGGCGCGCTGCGGAGGTCAAATCCCTGGAAACACCGGCGGCCATCGAGGCCCGGCAGCAATACATCCGCGAGCGGCTCCTGGCCGAGATCGGCGGTTTGCCGAACGAGCGGACCCCGCTTCGTGCAAAAGTGACCGGAGTTCTGGATGGCGGTGACTACACCGTGGAAAAAGTCGTTTTTGAAAGCCTGCCCCGATACTACGTGACGGCAAATGTCTACGTGCCCAAAAACGCGCGTCCACCGTTTCCGGCCGTACTCGGTGCGGCGGGTCACAGCGGCTCGGGCAAGGCGGCTGAAGTCTACCAGCGGGCCTGGGTCGGAATGGTCAAGCGTGGCATCCTGGTCCTTGCCTGGGATCCGCCCGGCCAGGGGGAGCGATTCCAATATCTGGATGCCAGCGGGAAAAAATCCCTGTACGAGGGAGGCGGCCCGGGTGAGCACACCATGGCCGGCATCCAATGCCTGCTGACGGGAACAAGCGTCGCGCGGTACTTTATCTGGGACGGGATGCGCGCGCTGGACTATCTGCTGACGCGAGGCGACGTGGACCCCGCCCGGATCGGCGCTGCGGGCAACTCAGGGGGCGGCACCATGACGAGCTACCTGGCCGCTTTCGAACCACGAATCGCCGTGGCGGCTCCTTCCTGCTATCTCACCTCCTGGGAAACGCTGTGGCCCACGCGTGGACCGCAGGACGCGGAGCAAGTCTTTCCAGGCTTCATTGCGGACGGCTTCAACTTCGGGGATTTCCTGATTTCCTTTGCACCAAAGCCCCTGCAGATGGCGACCGCCACGCGCGACTATTTTCCCATCGCCGGCGCAAAGGCCACGTTTGCGGAAGCCCAGCGCATCTACACCGCCCTCGGCGCCGCGGAACGCGTCGCCTTCTTTGAGTTCGACGACACCCACGGTTGGTCGAAACCGCGCCGCGAGGCCACGTATCGATGGTTCGCCCGATGGCTGCTGAACCGCACGGAAGATGGCGCTGAGCAGGATTCCCCCACGGTGTCTGTCGAGGCGCTCAACTGCACGAAGACCGGCCAGGTGATGACATCGTATCCAGACGCCGAATCAATTCAGACGCTGAATGCGGCCCTTGCGCGGACGATATATCCGCACAGGACCGCCGCTCACGCAACCGATCTGACTGGCATTGTCCGGCGGCGTCTCGGTGTGACAGAACTCCGCCGATCGGCAGCTCAGGAGCCGAAGGGAACTGTCAACCATGACGGCTACCGGGTGGAAACATTCGATCTGGTTCCCGAGCCGGGGATCGTCCTGCCCGCCTCCTTGTTTGTACCCAATGGCGGACCCAAACAGAAGTCCGCCGTGATCTACCTGGATCCGGCGGGAGCCATGACGACGGGTGCCAACCAAACCCGGATTGAGGCGCTGGTGCGGGCTGGAAACATCGTGCTCGCGGTGGATCCCCGTGGATTTGGACGCAGCGCGCCACGTGGCCGGATCGTTGGCGGCTACTCGCCCGAATACTCGACAGCCATGCGTGCACTTTTGGTTGGCCGCAACCTTCCGGCGATGCAGACGGAGGACATCCTGAGTGCATTCGACCTCCTTGCGCGCCGGACCGATGTCGCGGCCGACCACATTCGTCTGATCGCAAGGGGCAATGGCACGGTGCCGGCCCTGTTCGCCGCGATGCTCGAGCCGCGCATCGCCCGCCTCACCGCCGAAAGCGGACCGGATTCGTATCTGGCTCTATCTCAGGCACCGACCCACCGGGGGCTGCTGGAGATCCTTGTGCCCGGCGTCCTGCACGATTTCGACCTTCCCGACATTCGCGCGGCCCTGGGCAGTCGGCTCGATCCCTGA
- a CDS encoding PIN domain-containing protein, with protein sequence MTYWLLDTGPLVAALNRGDPQHERCARVLSGFSGTLLTTGAVVTEAMHFIGGQAKGAEVLVEFLDDAQIGIRDCFAPEQLRAASRLMGRYADTPMDFADATLVLLAEETGLDKILTLDERGFRTYRRHGSRRFRLVLDKID encoded by the coding sequence GTGACCTACTGGTTGCTGGATACCGGTCCCTTGGTGGCGGCTCTAAACCGGGGAGACCCTCAGCATGAACGGTGCGCCAGAGTTCTGTCTGGATTTTCCGGAACCTTGCTGACCACGGGAGCAGTCGTGACCGAGGCCATGCATTTCATCGGCGGGCAGGCGAAGGGCGCGGAGGTGTTGGTGGAGTTCCTGGATGACGCGCAGATTGGCATTCGGGACTGCTTTGCCCCGGAGCAGCTTCGCGCGGCATCCCGGCTGATGGGCAGGTATGCGGACACACCGATGGACTTTGCCGACGCCACATTGGTCCTGCTCGCGGAGGAAACAGGCTTGGACAAGATTCTGACGCTTGATGAGCGCGGCTTCCGGACCTACCGGCGCCACGGTTCGCGCCGTTTTCGATTGGTCTTGGACAAGATCGATTGA
- a CDS encoding ribbon-helix-helix protein, CopG family, with protein MSESLTIRLPAAHRKALRARAAASGRTESELVRELIAGQLLRPGTVGERAGRHMGRLDFAPMFQGGDPWRKHLLRMNTRS; from the coding sequence ATGTCTGAATCGCTCACCATTCGTCTGCCCGCAGCCCATCGGAAGGCCTTGCGTGCGCGTGCAGCCGCTTCGGGACGGACCGAGTCCGAGCTGGTGCGTGAGCTGATTGCCGGGCAGTTGCTGCGGCCGGGCACAGTGGGCGAGCGGGCCGGACGCCACATGGGCCGCCTTGACTTTGCACCGATGTTCCAGGGCGGGGATCCCTGGCGGAAGCACCTGCTGCGCATGAACACCCGGTCGTGA
- a CDS encoding DUF1553 domain-containing protein, with translation MSDTRFSASNFQRVRDPIHAAFVFLAIFAVRGSGAAETSDVKGRLAFNEHIQPILAENCYQCHGPDPGSRKAGLRLDRRESAYAPGKDRGPAIVPGDTEKSALVQRIESEDEDERMPPLEAHKTLKPAEIALLRQWVKEGAEYQEHWAFIAPVRPKVPAGTAVAGARSAVDAFILERLAKAGLKPSPEADRSSLLRRVTFDLTGLPPTPGEVAAFAADTAPNAYERAVDRLLASPHYGEHRARYWLDYIRYADTHGLHFDNLRSIWPYRDYVIRAFNANKPFDRFVREQLAGDLMPAKSIEEIVATGFMRCNLTTNEGGTIPEEVFVNQTRDRVESFGVTFLGLTTGCAACHDHKFDPITQKDFYGLAAFLGNTAEKAWDLNVADPDPVIWLPDAKSRAAMDGAVAWRGRLQARLDDLRRTADGRFAAWLAAGNKLHSVSDDQLELRLRLDEGKGDVVANSAPNAGTASFKADTNPLVWGENALFWPSMRMDIASQLPLGQVGAVDGSQAFSGGGWVLRRQKVGGGSTGSGALISRMRETGSKQTQGWELYQNDQRLTLTLSHGEGEKSIEVTTMERVIAFDWAHVFFTYDGSGRAAGVRIYVNGKPVAMEIRRDSLAGASIATQATTQLGRRDDGEPLRETSFQDVRIYRRELTPDEVTRLPLEAVAAEIVARSPDMSTWTPEEKDMLVDRFFEGTIDTEAMETASEIALLDDAIGQYGKDGVPTLIAREKPTPGSSDILKRGDYYARMGRVPPLTPHFLPPLAAGERDDRAGLADWLLTDEQPLFARVTVNRMWQEIFGTGLVDTPGDFGVMGSKPSHPELLDWLAVEFRESGWDVKRMYRLLVASATYRQTSRVTPEQLLKDPANRLLSRGPRFRMDGEILRDAALATSGLLVDKLGGPPVKPYQPPGVWEEVAMPESNTKSYVDDQGAGLYRRSLYSFWKRASPPPSMETFDAPSRETVCVRRARSNTPLQAFVTMNDTQWVEAARTMAGRAMHAQTGAEARIDMLAMLTLGRRLDAGERAVIAKSLDGFMRYFRESKGASGEFLAVGESVADSGLDPVELASWTMVASQFYNLDEFLTK, from the coding sequence ATGAGTGATACCCGCTTTTCAGCATCGAATTTTCAACGCGTGCGCGACCCGATTCATGCAGCGTTTGTTTTTCTGGCGATCTTTGCGGTCAGGGGCAGCGGTGCTGCGGAGACCAGTGATGTCAAAGGCAGGCTTGCCTTCAATGAGCACATTCAGCCGATCCTGGCTGAAAACTGCTACCAATGTCACGGGCCGGATCCGGGGTCGCGCAAGGCGGGGCTGAGGTTGGACCGCCGCGAGTCCGCGTACGCGCCGGGCAAGGATCGTGGTCCCGCGATCGTTCCCGGCGACACGGAAAAGAGCGCCTTGGTGCAGCGAATTGAGTCGGAGGATGAGGATGAGCGGATGCCTCCGCTTGAGGCGCACAAGACCCTCAAACCTGCCGAGATCGCGCTGTTGCGCCAGTGGGTCAAGGAAGGCGCCGAGTATCAGGAGCACTGGGCGTTCATCGCGCCGGTTCGACCCAAGGTGCCGGCGGGGACTGCGGTTGCCGGAGCGCGTTCAGCTGTGGATGCGTTCATTCTCGAACGACTCGCCAAGGCTGGCCTCAAGCCGTCGCCCGAGGCCGATCGCTCCAGCCTGTTGCGCCGGGTCACCTTTGACCTCACGGGACTGCCGCCGACACCGGGTGAGGTCGCCGCGTTCGCGGCCGACACGGCGCCCAACGCCTATGAGCGCGCGGTCGATCGCCTGCTGGCGAGCCCGCACTATGGAGAGCATCGCGCCCGCTACTGGCTCGACTATATCCGCTACGCGGATACGCACGGCCTGCATTTCGACAACCTGCGATCGATCTGGCCCTATCGCGACTATGTCATCCGGGCTTTCAACGCCAACAAGCCGTTCGATCGTTTTGTCCGCGAGCAGCTGGCGGGCGATCTCATGCCCGCGAAATCGATCGAGGAGATCGTGGCCACGGGGTTCATGCGCTGCAATCTGACTACCAATGAAGGCGGCACGATTCCCGAGGAAGTTTTTGTCAACCAGACCCGCGACCGCGTGGAGTCCTTTGGGGTCACGTTTCTCGGTCTGACCACAGGTTGCGCGGCGTGTCACGATCACAAATTCGATCCCATCACCCAGAAGGACTTTTACGGCCTTGCCGCATTTCTTGGAAACACGGCTGAAAAGGCGTGGGATCTCAATGTGGCGGATCCGGATCCCGTCATCTGGCTGCCGGATGCCAAGTCCCGCGCCGCGATGGACGGTGCAGTGGCTTGGCGTGGCAGGCTCCAGGCCCGATTGGATGATTTGCGGCGCACCGCTGACGGGCGCTTCGCCGCCTGGCTTGCGGCGGGCAACAAGCTCCATTCGGTTTCAGACGATCAGCTCGAGCTGCGCCTGCGCCTCGATGAAGGCAAGGGTGATGTTGTCGCAAACTCCGCACCCAACGCCGGCACCGCGAGTTTCAAGGCTGACACCAATCCGCTGGTGTGGGGGGAGAACGCACTTTTCTGGCCGAGCATGCGCATGGATATCGCGAGTCAGCTCCCGCTGGGACAGGTCGGCGCGGTGGACGGATCGCAGGCATTTTCCGGTGGAGGCTGGGTGCTGCGGCGCCAGAAGGTCGGCGGAGGCAGCACGGGCTCGGGCGCGCTGATTTCCCGCATGCGCGAAACCGGATCGAAGCAGACCCAGGGGTGGGAATTGTACCAGAATGATCAGCGACTGACGCTCACGCTTTCCCACGGGGAGGGCGAAAAATCCATCGAGGTGACCACCATGGAGCGCGTCATCGCCTTCGACTGGGCGCATGTCTTTTTCACCTACGACGGGTCGGGCAGGGCGGCGGGCGTGCGCATTTACGTGAATGGCAAGCCGGTCGCCATGGAGATTCGAAGGGACAGCCTGGCCGGTGCGAGCATCGCCACACAGGCGACGACGCAACTGGGCCGGCGGGATGATGGGGAACCCCTGCGTGAAACGTCCTTTCAGGATGTGAGGATCTATCGCCGCGAACTCACTCCGGACGAGGTCACCCGCCTGCCCCTTGAGGCTGTCGCCGCGGAAATCGTGGCCCGCAGTCCTGACATGTCCACCTGGACGCCCGAGGAGAAGGACATGCTCGTCGACCGTTTCTTTGAGGGCACGATCGACACGGAGGCGATGGAGACGGCGTCGGAGATCGCTCTGTTGGACGATGCAATCGGGCAGTACGGCAAGGACGGAGTGCCGACTTTGATTGCGCGCGAGAAACCGACACCGGGGTCGTCGGACATCCTCAAGCGCGGCGACTACTATGCAAGAATGGGCCGCGTGCCGCCGCTGACCCCCCACTTCCTGCCGCCGCTCGCCGCCGGCGAGCGCGATGACCGGGCCGGTCTGGCTGACTGGCTTCTGACGGACGAACAGCCTCTCTTTGCGCGCGTCACGGTGAACCGGATGTGGCAGGAGATCTTCGGTACTGGATTGGTGGATACACCCGGCGATTTCGGGGTGATGGGATCCAAGCCCTCGCATCCGGAGCTGCTGGACTGGCTCGCGGTGGAATTTCGCGAAAGTGGGTGGGACGTGAAGCGCATGTACCGCCTGCTTGTGGCATCGGCCACGTACCGGCAGACGTCCCGGGTGACGCCGGAACAGCTTCTGAAGGACCCGGCCAACAGGCTTCTTTCGCGCGGCCCCCGCTTCCGCATGGATGGTGAGATCCTGCGCGACGCGGCGCTCGCCACATCGGGTCTTCTCGTTGACAAGCTGGGGGGCCCTCCCGTGAAGCCGTACCAGCCGCCGGGAGTCTGGGAAGAGGTGGCAATGCCGGAATCGAACACGAAGTCGTATGTCGACGACCAGGGGGCGGGCCTGTACCGGCGCAGCCTCTACTCGTTCTGGAAGCGGGCATCGCCGCCGCCGAGCATGGAAACGTTTGATGCACCGTCGCGCGAGACCGTTTGTGTGCGGCGCGCGCGGAGCAACACGCCCCTCCAGGCCTTTGTGACCATGAACGACACGCAGTGGGTTGAGGCCGCGCGCACAATGGCCGGGCGGGCCATGCATGCACAAACGGGTGCGGAGGCGCGCATCGACATGCTGGCGATGCTGACACTCGGCCGGCGCCTCGACGCTGGCGAGCGCGCGGTGATTGCGAAGTCGCTCGACGGATTCATGCGCTACTTCCGCGAGTCCAAGGGAGCGTCCGGAGAGTTTCTTGCGGTGGGCGAGAGCGTGGCCGACTCCGGGCTCGATCCCGTCGAACTTGCCAGTTGGACGATGGTGGCGAGCCAGTTCTACAATCTCGATGAATTCCTGACAAAGTAA
- a CDS encoding NAD-dependent epimerase/dehydratase produces the protein MKLLITGGAGYIGSVLTPHLLSEGHEVTVLDTFMFGQSTLLDCCKYEGFHPVRGDCRDEALIKPLLAKADTIIPLAALVGAPLCKADAIGARTINQDAVEMICRLASPSQWILLPVTNSGYGIGESGKFCTEDTPLRPISLYGTTKVAAEAAVLSRTNSLSFRLATVFGLSPRMRVDLLVNDFVHRAVTDRAVVIFEGHFKRNYIHIQDVARAFSFALQNFERMKGRAYNAGLEEANLSKLELCAVIRKHLPTFTFLEAPVGEDPDKRDYIVSNQRLLSTGFRTQWNLDRGIRELIKGYTILRNSRYSNV, from the coding sequence ATGAAACTCCTCATTACCGGGGGAGCCGGTTACATCGGCTCCGTCCTCACTCCCCACCTCCTGTCCGAAGGCCACGAAGTCACTGTCCTCGACACCTTCATGTTCGGACAATCGACCCTGCTCGATTGCTGCAAATACGAGGGCTTCCATCCCGTGCGCGGGGACTGTCGCGACGAGGCATTGATCAAGCCGCTGCTCGCAAAGGCCGACACCATCATCCCCCTGGCCGCGCTGGTCGGCGCGCCGCTCTGCAAGGCCGACGCCATCGGCGCGCGGACCATCAATCAGGATGCCGTGGAGATGATCTGCCGGCTCGCCTCCCCGTCGCAGTGGATCCTGCTCCCGGTGACCAACAGCGGCTATGGCATCGGCGAATCCGGCAAGTTCTGCACGGAAGACACCCCACTCCGCCCGATTTCACTCTATGGCACGACAAAGGTCGCCGCCGAGGCCGCCGTGCTCAGCCGAACGAACAGCCTGAGCTTCCGTCTCGCCACCGTTTTCGGCCTTTCACCGAGGATGCGCGTCGACCTGCTCGTGAACGATTTCGTGCACCGCGCCGTGACCGATCGCGCCGTCGTCATTTTCGAGGGACACTTCAAGCGCAACTACATCCACATCCAGGACGTCGCGCGCGCCTTCTCCTTCGCCCTCCAGAATTTCGAACGCATGAAGGGCCGCGCCTACAATGCGGGCCTCGAGGAGGCCAATCTTTCCAAACTCGAATTGTGCGCGGTCATCAGGAAGCACCTGCCGACCTTCACCTTTCTCGAGGCGCCGGTCGGCGAGGATCCCGACAAACGCGACTATATCGTTTCCAACCAGCGCCTTCTCTCCACGGGCTTCCGCACGCAGTGGAACCTCGACCGGGGCATCCGCGAATTGATCAAGGGGTACACGATCCTGCGAAACTCCCGTTACAGCAATGTCTGA
- a CDS encoding response regulator produces the protein MKPRLALRFSFQAKVLAPVLAFLVLLPMVTIWIINRHVSAGAVVESRRTLTAADAVFRNSLDILERGLASRFRGFVNEPRFKAIAQLGDANTMTEFLRDSLDELGGEVEFLTYSVRPGTMLAGARRETRVDFGAFLSPTTRLAKTAFEGEAVVGTVFVGRSHYNVVCVPVLSTDRLAVAGVLTIGLAFGDRSLQELKSLTRADIAVFHDKQLTATTMLHELPLLSEDEIGPGENPNSQLIFPIVVEGQHFFALSGDYSATAGQPGFHYLLLSSYEASLQALRDIRFLLVSVSLIGIAVSSAAVWLLIRRITRPLRQLRDSAEAVGRGDFSHRVERFSNDECGELAGAFNHMTANLLASRTELERTVDMLRSTDARLRESEEQLRLIIESARDHMICAVDASGRILRWNAAAERLLGHSASEAQGLGYAGLFSPEDCAAGVPARLLAAAQSTGREAFEGWRVRRDGTRFWVDVTLSRLTDGAGFVEISRDNTLRKEAEEALRTARDTAENANRAKTEFIANMSHELRTPMNAIIGMSSLLMDENLPSETGEGVRTIQSSAEALLAIIDDILDISKIEAGRLEINQQPFDLCGCVEATIDLFSARCRERHLDLAVHFARDLPRIVVGDAARLRQVLGNLVGNAIKFTERGGVTIHVSTDRSVAGGEGLLFSVRDTGVGIPANRMERLFKMFSQVDASTTRRFGGTGLGLAIARRLVELMDGSIGVESEVGRGSHFFFTIRAPAEPMRTLPEFSALDKCRVILVGPETIATQGAKLQLEEWGAQVRWIASPADVQTAFDAMLLADGVEIETSSTGAGDPSPIVRLVWRRGERSHAATEAFLEVPMPVKPRTLHAAVLKAAGRLRKPPDIAPKGPVFGEEFAARHPLRVLLVEDNPVNARVAQLLLKRLGYAADWVDNGRKAVESLAHQSYDAVLMDLQMPEMDGLEATRRMPEVIPAGRLPYVIALTANARKDDQDACAAAGMHDFMGKPVQLEKLADGLARAHTWIVARDKNSRPPTLTAT, from the coding sequence ATGAAGCCCCGCCTTGCGCTGCGTTTCAGTTTTCAGGCCAAAGTGCTCGCGCCGGTGCTGGCGTTCCTCGTCCTGCTGCCGATGGTGACAATCTGGATCATCAACCGCCACGTCAGCGCCGGGGCGGTCGTCGAGAGCCGGCGGACCCTCACCGCCGCCGACGCCGTCTTCCGAAATTCCCTCGACATCCTCGAACGGGGACTGGCCAGCCGCTTCCGCGGATTCGTCAACGAGCCGCGTTTCAAGGCGATCGCGCAATTGGGCGACGCGAATACGATGACCGAGTTTCTGCGCGACTCCCTGGATGAACTGGGTGGCGAGGTCGAATTCCTGACGTATTCCGTCCGCCCCGGCACCATGCTGGCCGGCGCCCGTCGTGAAACCCGCGTCGATTTCGGCGCATTCCTGTCTCCAACGACCCGCCTGGCGAAAACCGCCTTCGAGGGTGAAGCGGTCGTCGGTACTGTATTTGTCGGGCGATCGCATTACAACGTCGTCTGCGTACCGGTATTGTCGACAGACCGGCTGGCCGTTGCCGGTGTGCTCACGATCGGACTGGCCTTCGGCGACCGTTCACTGCAGGAACTGAAATCTCTGACGCGCGCGGACATCGCGGTATTCCATGACAAGCAGCTCACCGCCACAACCATGCTGCACGAGCTTCCGCTCCTGTCTGAAGACGAGATAGGACCAGGCGAAAACCCGAATTCGCAGCTGATTTTTCCGATCGTCGTCGAAGGGCAGCACTTTTTCGCCCTCTCGGGCGACTACTCGGCAACAGCCGGACAGCCCGGGTTTCACTACCTGCTCCTGTCTTCATACGAGGCAAGCCTGCAGGCGCTGCGCGACATCAGGTTTCTGTTGGTGAGCGTGAGCCTCATTGGCATCGCCGTCAGTTCCGCCGCAGTCTGGCTCCTGATCCGGCGCATCACGCGGCCGTTGCGCCAGCTCCGCGACAGCGCCGAAGCGGTCGGCCGGGGCGATTTCAGCCACCGCGTCGAAAGGTTTTCCAACGACGAGTGCGGGGAACTGGCCGGCGCCTTCAATCACATGACCGCCAATCTGCTCGCGTCCCGCACGGAGTTGGAACGCACGGTCGACATGCTCCGCTCCACCGACGCCCGTCTGCGCGAGAGTGAGGAGCAACTGCGCCTGATCATTGAAAGCGCGCGCGACCACATGATTTGCGCAGTCGACGCGAGCGGGCGGATCCTTCGCTGGAACGCCGCGGCGGAACGGCTGCTGGGCCACTCCGCGAGCGAGGCGCAGGGGCTGGGTTACGCAGGTCTCTTCTCGCCGGAGGACTGCGCGGCGGGAGTGCCCGCGCGTCTGCTTGCCGCGGCGCAGTCAACCGGGAGGGAGGCCTTCGAGGGTTGGCGCGTGCGCCGCGACGGAACCCGTTTCTGGGTCGATGTCACGCTGTCCCGCCTGACGGACGGCGCGGGTTTCGTGGAAATTTCCCGGGACAACACGCTCCGCAAGGAGGCGGAGGAAGCCCTGCGCACCGCGCGCGACACCGCGGAAAACGCCAACCGGGCCAAGACCGAGTTCATCGCCAACATGAGCCATGAACTGCGCACCCCGATGAACGCCATCATCGGCATGTCCAGCCTCCTCATGGATGAGAATCTGCCCTCGGAAACCGGCGAGGGCGTCCGGACGATCCAATCGAGCGCGGAAGCCCTGCTGGCAATCATCGACGACATCCTGGACATTTCCAAGATCGAGGCCGGCCGCCTCGAAATCAATCAGCAGCCATTCGATCTCTGCGGCTGCGTGGAGGCCACCATCGATCTCTTTTCCGCGCGTTGTCGCGAACGCCACCTCGACCTGGCCGTGCATTTCGCGCGGGACCTGCCGCGCATCGTCGTCGGCGACGCGGCCAGGCTGCGCCAGGTGCTCGGCAATCTCGTCGGCAACGCCATCAAGTTCACCGAACGCGGCGGAGTCACGATCCACGTTTCGACCGACCGATCGGTCGCGGGCGGCGAAGGGTTGCTGTTTTCCGTGCGGGACACCGGGGTGGGCATCCCGGCAAACCGCATGGAGCGCCTTTTCAAGATGTTCTCCCAGGTTGATGCATCCACCACGCGCCGCTTCGGCGGAACCGGGCTCGGGCTGGCGATCGCCCGTCGTCTGGTCGAACTCATGGACGGAAGCATCGGCGTCGAAAGCGAGGTCGGACGGGGGTCGCATTTCTTCTTTACCATCCGCGCACCCGCCGAACCGATGCGCACGCTGCCCGAGTTCTCCGCATTGGACAAATGCCGTGTCATTCTGGTCGGCCCGGAGACCATCGCGACCCAGGGCGCCAAGCTTCAACTGGAGGAATGGGGGGCGCAGGTGCGATGGATCGCCTCGCCGGCGGATGTCCAGACCGCCTTCGACGCCATGTTGCTCGCCGACGGTGTGGAGATCGAGACGTCAAGCACCGGAGCGGGCGACCCCAGCCCCATCGTCCGCCTGGTGTGGCGGCGCGGCGAGCGCAGCCATGCCGCGACCGAAGCATTTCTCGAGGTGCCGATGCCGGTGAAGCCGCGAACGCTCCACGCCGCCGTGCTCAAGGCGGCGGGCCGATTGCGCAAGCCGCCCGACATCGCTCCCAAAGGCCCGGTGTTTGGCGAAGAGTTTGCTGCCAGGCACCCCCTGCGCGTGCTGCTGGTCGAGGACAATCCGGTGAACGCGCGTGTCGCCCAGCTCCTGCTCAAACGCCTCGGGTACGCCGCCGACTGGGTGGACAATGGACGAAAAGCGGTCGAGAGCCTCGCGCATCAGTCCTACGACGCGGTTCTGATGGATTTGCAGATGCCCGAAATGGACGGCCTCGAAGCCACGCGCAGGATGCCCGAGGTCATCCCCGCAGGCCGCCTCCCCTACGTGATCGCCCTGACCGCCAACGCTCGCAAGGACGACCAGGACGCCTGCGCCGCGGCTGGCATGCACGACTTCATGGGCAAACCGGTGCAGTTGGAAAAACTCGCCGACGGACTTGCACGCGCTCACACGTGGATCGTCGCGCGAGACAAGAATTCCCGACCGCCGACCTTGACCGCAACCTGA
- a CDS encoding DUF2911 domain-containing protein: MKIIHSTVVLLALAVAVASLRAETDTVRPIPAARARLSPHETVSAVIGGNRQTGSRVTITYGRPHTKDPKSGEMRKIWGGLVKWDKADRLGADEATLLLTEKPLEIAGTTVPAGAYTLYIVPSENGATKLAFSTALGKWGIPVDETHDVARFDLAKAPIETPVDQLTIAVAKDPATGGGEIKIQWETTQFSLPFTVKS; encoded by the coding sequence ATGAAAATCATTCACTCCACCGTTGTCCTGCTCGCCCTCGCCGTCGCCGTCGCGAGCCTGCGCGCAGAAACCGACACCGTGCGCCCCATCCCCGCCGCTCGCGCCCGCCTGAGCCCCCATGAAACCGTAAGCGCCGTGATCGGTGGGAACCGCCAGACGGGCTCCCGCGTCACGATCACCTACGGCAGGCCGCACACCAAGGATCCCAAGTCGGGCGAGATGCGCAAGATCTGGGGCGGCCTGGTCAAGTGGGACAAGGCCGACCGCCTCGGCGCCGACGAGGCCACGCTGCTCCTCACCGAAAAACCGCTGGAGATCGCCGGGACGACCGTTCCGGCGGGCGCCTACACCCTGTACATCGTGCCCTCGGAAAACGGTGCCACGAAACTCGCCTTCAGCACCGCCCTCGGAAAATGGGGCATCCCCGTCGACGAGACCCATGACGTCGCGCGCTTTGACCTCGCGAAGGCACCGATCGAAACACCCGTAGACCAGTTGACAATCGCCGTGGCAAAGGATCCGGCCACGGGCGGAGGTGAGATCAAAATCCAGTGGGAAACCACCCAGTTCTCGCTCCCGTTTACGGTTAAGAGCTGA